One segment of Zhihengliuella halotolerans DNA contains the following:
- a CDS encoding PLP-dependent aminotransferase family protein, giving the protein MSTVTPARRLGGTRLAAMLGAPDSARPAYAWLAESIRQLIANGRVIHGTALPSERQLVDALGLSRTTVSRAYAELRDRGYASAHVGAGTIARVPGGPVAGGGEPLPLGGFGPRGGSSGEYDDGGEPTAVDLTCAAPSAPLGLADVYQEALDELPAYINGMGYFPLGVPALREAIAADYTRRGVPTDADQILVTSGALAGVAATARLLLKPGAVALAESPTYPNSVTSLRHHGVRVASVPIGADGTDVDAVAGGLRSSGARVMLCLPDFHNPVGTLASDEVRERWAGELRRAGATGIVDETCARLWLDEEPDVRPMAAFSNDVVTIGSASKSHWGGLRLGWIRAPHAMVGGLARMRMTLDLGAPVLDQLVLARLMERGSGLVPETRERLRSTRDAVLDQAARLLPDWRARRPAGGLSLWFELPRPASTALAAAAERRGVLLAPGSAFAVEDHGLEHWMRIPFAQTERELAWALPRIAEAWGEAAGREPGPRQRRAMSTTV; this is encoded by the coding sequence ATGAGCACCGTCACACCGGCCCGCCGCCTCGGCGGCACCCGCCTCGCCGCCATGCTCGGGGCGCCCGACTCCGCCCGCCCCGCCTACGCGTGGCTCGCCGAGTCCATCCGCCAGCTCATCGCCAACGGCCGCGTCATCCACGGCACCGCTCTGCCGAGCGAACGCCAGCTCGTCGACGCCTTGGGCCTCAGCCGGACCACCGTCTCCCGGGCGTACGCCGAACTGCGAGACCGCGGCTACGCCAGCGCCCACGTCGGCGCCGGGACCATCGCCCGAGTTCCCGGCGGTCCCGTCGCCGGGGGTGGCGAGCCCCTGCCGCTCGGCGGTTTCGGCCCGCGCGGGGGCTCCTCCGGCGAGTACGACGACGGCGGCGAGCCCACCGCCGTCGACCTCACCTGCGCCGCGCCGTCCGCCCCGCTCGGGCTGGCCGACGTCTACCAGGAGGCGCTCGACGAGCTGCCCGCTTACATCAATGGGATGGGCTACTTCCCGCTCGGCGTCCCGGCACTGCGCGAGGCGATCGCGGCGGACTACACCCGCCGCGGCGTGCCGACCGACGCCGACCAGATCCTCGTCACCTCCGGCGCCCTGGCCGGTGTCGCCGCGACCGCCCGGCTGCTGCTGAAGCCGGGCGCCGTCGCGCTCGCCGAGAGCCCCACGTACCCCAACAGCGTCACGTCGCTGCGCCACCACGGCGTGCGCGTGGCCTCGGTGCCGATCGGTGCCGACGGCACGGACGTCGACGCCGTTGCCGGGGGGCTGCGCTCCAGCGGGGCGCGCGTCATGCTGTGCCTGCCGGACTTCCACAATCCCGTCGGCACGCTCGCTTCCGACGAGGTGCGGGAGCGGTGGGCCGGCGAGCTGCGCCGGGCCGGGGCCACGGGGATCGTCGACGAGACGTGTGCGCGCCTATGGCTCGACGAGGAGCCCGATGTGCGGCCCATGGCCGCGTTCTCGAACGACGTCGTCACGATCGGCAGCGCCAGCAAGTCCCACTGGGGCGGGCTGCGGCTGGGCTGGATCCGGGCGCCGCACGCGATGGTCGGCGGGCTGGCCCGGATGCGCATGACCCTGGACCTCGGGGCGCCTGTGCTGGACCAGCTGGTGCTCGCCCGGCTCATGGAGCGCGGGTCCGGGCTCGTGCCGGAGACCCGCGAGCGGCTGCGCTCCACCCGCGACGCCGTGCTGGATCAGGCGGCGCGGCTGCTGCCGGACTGGCGGGCTCGCCGCCCGGCCGGGGGCCTCTCGCTGTGGTTCGAGCTGCCGCGTCCGGCGTCGACGGCGCTGGCCGCTGCGGCCGAGCGGCGCGGGGTACTGCTGGCGCCCGGCTCGGCGTTCGCCGTCGAGGACCACGGCCTGGAGCACTGGATGCGCATCCCCTTCGCGCAGACCGAGCGGGAGCTCGCGTGGGCGCTGCCGCGGATCGCCGAGGCCTGGGGCGAGGCGGCCGGCCGGGAGCCGGGGCCGCGTCAGCGGCGGGCGATGTCAACCACCGTGTAG
- a CDS encoding YczE/YyaS/YitT family protein, whose protein sequence is MHDSPRPRLIPMTPKQQLRAPRKARRLTQLALGIVILGAGVGLFVQAGLGLSPWDVLHQGISTRLPVSFGTVIVLLGLVILLLWIPMKQWPGLGTVANTFAVGPMADLTIAVMPAVHGIGWQLAVMAAATVLAALGTGLYIGAQFSGGPRDGLMTGLHFKTGLSVRLIRTSMELAALGAGWLLGGVVGIGTAVFAISIGPLTQFFFRYTVVDIARR, encoded by the coding sequence ATGCACGACAGCCCGCGCCCCCGCCTCATCCCGATGACCCCGAAGCAGCAGCTGCGCGCACCCCGGAAGGCCCGCCGGCTGACGCAGCTCGCGCTCGGAATCGTCATCCTCGGCGCGGGCGTCGGCCTGTTCGTGCAGGCGGGCCTGGGCCTCTCCCCGTGGGACGTGCTGCACCAGGGCATCAGCACGCGCCTGCCGGTGAGCTTCGGCACCGTGATCGTGCTGCTCGGGCTGGTCATCCTGCTCCTGTGGATCCCGATGAAGCAGTGGCCCGGCCTCGGCACGGTGGCGAATACGTTTGCGGTCGGCCCCATGGCCGACCTGACCATCGCCGTCATGCCCGCGGTCCACGGGATCGGCTGGCAGCTGGCGGTCATGGCCGCGGCGACCGTGCTCGCGGCGCTCGGCACAGGCCTCTACATCGGCGCGCAGTTCAGTGGCGGCCCGCGCGACGGGCTCATGACGGGCCTCCACTTCAAGACCGGGCTCAGCGTGCGCCTCATCCGCACCAGCATGGAGCTCGCCGCGCTGGGCGCCGGCTGGCTCCTCGGCGGCGTGGTCGGGATAGGAACGGCGGTCTTCGCCATCTCGATCGGCCCGCTGACCCAGTTCTTCTTCCGCTACACGGTGGTTGACATCGCCCGCCGCTGA
- a CDS encoding inorganic diphosphatase: MSHDVTIEIPTGSRVKYEIDHETHRLRLDRVLFTPMQYPTHYGYFDDTLGEDGDPLDAMVWIPGVDLVPGVVVESRPIGVFNMTDDGGGDAKLLCVPTDKRFDHIKELEDVDEWLIKEIEHFFTRYKDLEPGKWVKAEGWQGREAAEAELAASIERFKG, from the coding sequence TTGAGCCACGACGTCACCATCGAGATCCCCACCGGATCGCGCGTCAAGTACGAGATCGACCACGAGACGCACCGCCTGCGCCTGGACCGCGTGCTCTTCACACCGATGCAGTACCCGACCCACTACGGCTACTTCGACGACACTCTCGGCGAAGACGGCGACCCGCTGGACGCCATGGTGTGGATCCCGGGTGTGGACCTGGTTCCGGGCGTTGTTGTCGAGTCCCGCCCCATCGGCGTCTTCAACATGACGGACGACGGCGGCGGCGACGCGAAGCTGCTGTGCGTGCCGACCGACAAGCGCTTCGATCACATCAAGGAGCTCGAGGACGTCGACGAGTGGCTGATCAAGGAGATCGAGCACTTCTTCACCCGCTACAAGGACCTGGAGCCGGGCAAGTGGGTCAAGGCCGAGGGCTGGCAGGGCCGCGAGGCCGCCGAGGCCGAGCTCGCCGCCTCGATCGAGCGCTTCAAGGGCTGA
- the dacB gene encoding D-alanyl-D-alanine carboxypeptidase/D-alanyl-D-alanine endopeptidase: MRRVFEAVTAVLLVLVVAGLLAVALLPLAPAVFTRTTPLVPQASLPAVAPAHVESEAPAAEAVSRSAVADAVEPVLADAPAAAGRLFGAVVDVATGDVLYSRNGDEIGVPASSLKTVTAAAALSVLGEDSRRATEVYLDGDAVVLVGGGDVLLTDEGIEELAAEAAEALAEDADDDGRTLHVVLDDTLFAGSTLSPHWDASLVTSNNIAPVMPIAMNAARTSEAKAAPRASDPAMSAALAFHRALAAALDDTGVALGDDVVRGGRGAKAEPIANLESATTVETVRVMTEDSENYVAETLGRLVALESGQPASFGGVSAALTAAVENMGVDTAGLRLVDASGLAAANRISPEQLAGVLAAASVSGSRDLREVSYMLPIAGATGTLSERLDSDATRGKVRAKTGTLAGVVTLTGYVVTDGGRLLTFSFFAEDVPGALGDSRDVLDAAAAELAGL, translated from the coding sequence ATGCGACGCGTCTTCGAGGCCGTCACCGCGGTCCTGTTGGTGCTGGTCGTCGCCGGTCTGCTCGCCGTCGCGCTCCTGCCGCTGGCCCCGGCCGTGTTCACGCGGACGACGCCGCTCGTCCCCCAGGCGTCCCTGCCCGCCGTGGCGCCGGCCCATGTCGAGAGCGAGGCCCCGGCGGCCGAGGCCGTGTCCCGGTCCGCGGTCGCGGACGCCGTCGAGCCGGTGCTCGCGGACGCGCCGGCCGCCGCGGGGCGGCTCTTCGGGGCGGTCGTCGACGTCGCCACCGGCGACGTGCTCTACTCCCGCAACGGTGACGAGATCGGCGTGCCAGCCTCGAGCCTGAAGACCGTGACGGCCGCCGCCGCGCTCAGCGTGCTCGGCGAGGACTCCCGGCGGGCGACGGAGGTGTACCTGGACGGGGACGCCGTCGTGCTGGTCGGCGGCGGGGATGTCCTGCTGACCGACGAGGGGATTGAGGAGCTGGCGGCTGAGGCCGCCGAGGCCCTCGCCGAGGACGCGGACGACGACGGGCGCACGCTGCACGTGGTGCTCGACGACACGCTCTTTGCGGGCAGCACGCTGAGCCCGCACTGGGATGCGTCGCTCGTGACGAGCAACAACATCGCCCCCGTGATGCCGATCGCGATGAACGCGGCGCGCACGTCCGAGGCGAAGGCGGCGCCGCGCGCGTCCGACCCGGCGATGAGCGCGGCGCTCGCGTTCCACCGGGCGCTCGCTGCGGCGCTGGACGACACCGGCGTGGCCCTGGGTGACGACGTCGTGCGCGGGGGCCGGGGCGCGAAAGCCGAGCCGATCGCGAACCTCGAGTCCGCGACGACCGTTGAGACGGTGCGCGTGATGACCGAGGACTCGGAGAACTACGTGGCGGAGACGCTGGGCCGGCTCGTCGCGCTCGAGTCCGGCCAGCCCGCCAGCTTCGGCGGCGTCTCGGCGGCGCTGACCGCCGCCGTCGAGAACATGGGGGTGGACACCGCCGGGCTGCGCCTCGTCGACGCGTCCGGCCTCGCCGCCGCCAACCGGATCTCCCCGGAACAGCTGGCCGGAGTCCTCGCCGCCGCGTCCGTGTCCGGCAGCCGCGACCTGCGCGAGGTGTCCTACATGCTGCCGATCGCCGGAGCCACCGGCACGCTGTCGGAACGGCTGGATTCGGACGCGACGCGCGGGAAGGTCCGGGCCAAGACGGGGACTCTCGCCGGCGTCGTGACGCTGACTGGATACGTCGTCACGGACGGCGGACGGTTGCTGACCTTCTCCTTCTTCGCAGAGGATGTGCCCGGAGCGCTGGGGGACTCGCGTGACGTGCTCGACGCGGCGGCCGCCGAACTGGCGGGGCTGTAG